Proteins from a genomic interval of Acanthopagrus latus isolate v.2019 chromosome 7, fAcaLat1.1, whole genome shotgun sequence:
- the phlda3 gene encoding pleckstrin homology-like domain family A member 3 — MSLSVKVMRDGLLEKRSSGLLQLWKKKRCVLTEEGLRLHNCKGGGAGGGDAQSSAWSSKAKELRFERMVTVDCVEYKRGLVYFTVVMATGKEIDFRCPQDGTAWNAEIALALVRFKNLQAVQTGRKRHLSTAHLGSTGEDEEL; from the coding sequence ATGTCTCTGTCGGTCAAAGTGATGCGGGACGGGCTGCTGGAGAAGCGCAGCAGCggtctcctccagctgtggAAGAAGAAGCGCTGCGTGCTCACGGAGGAGGGACTGCGCCTGCACAACTGCAAAGGCGGTGGCGCTGGTGGTGGGGATGCCCAGAGCTCGGCGTGGAGCTCCAAAGCCAAGGAGCTCCGCTTCGAGCGCATGGTCACGGTGGACTGCGTGGAGTACAAGCGGGGGCTGGTGTACTTCACCGTGGTGATGGCGACGGGGAAGGAGATTGACTTTCGGTGTCCGCAGGACGGCACTGCCTGGAACGCGGAGATCGCGCTGGCGCTGGTGCGCTTTAAGAACCTGCAGGCCGTGCAAACTGGACGGAAGAGGCACCTGTCCACAGCACACCTGGGCAGCACcggggaggacgaggagctgTGA
- the LOC119023489 gene encoding cysteine and glycine-rich protein 1-like, producing the protein MPLGGGNKCGRCLKAVYFAEEVLCDGQSFHRSCFVCMVCNKNLDSTTVAVHMDEVYCKACYGKKYGPKGYGYGQGAGTLSTDKGESLGITHEEPAPHRSTSNPNPSKLAQKFGGADKCPRCGKSVYAAEKVIGAGSSWHKIGCFTCATCKKSLESTTLADKDGEIYCKACYGKNFGPKGFGYGLGAGALAHTQ; encoded by the exons ATGCCATtaggaggaggaaacaagtgTGGCCGCTGTCTGAAGGCGGTTTATTTCGCAGAAGAAGTACTCTGTGATGGGCAGAGCTTCCACAGGTCCTGCTTCGTGTGCA tggTGTGCAACAAGAACTTGGACAGCACAACTGTTGCTGTTCATATGGATGAAGTTTACTGCAAGGCATGCTATGGCAAGAAGTATGGACCAAAAGGCTACGGTTACGGCCAGGGAGCGGGTACCCTCAGCACAGACAAGGGAGAGTCTCTGGGCATTACACATGAAGA acCTGCCCCTCATCGTTCCACCAGCAACCCAAACCCATCCAAGCTGGCTCAGAAGTTTGGTGGGGCAGATAAGTGCCCTCGCTGTGGCAAGTCCGTCTACGCAGCTGAGAAAGTGATTGGAGCTGGGAgt tCGTGGCATAAGATTGGATGTTTCACCTGTGCCACATGTAAGAAGAGCCTTGAGTCGACCACACTTGCTGACAAGGACGGAGAAATCTACTGCAAAG CCTGTTATGGTAAAAACTTTGGCCCCAAAGGATTCGGGTATGGACTTGGGGCCGGAGCGCTGGCTCACACTCAGTAG